The following proteins are encoded in a genomic region of Dyadobacter sp. UC 10:
- a CDS encoding type IX secretion system plug protein, which yields MRFILSICLLLCIFAARAQIQNIRLEDYIYNEKIRTVLLYPALENPENPTRLLTPPVKPLASTSPLVLEFDDMSGEFEGYRAKIIHCNADWTKSGLNDIEFTYEFNEYPITTSEQAFSTKVPYFHYRLELPKLKLSGNYVVYVYSDKDRKPVLSRRFMLFESRINLKAEARFSQGIQQQFSDQQIDFSVEYKGYPLNAPQTDLKVFIRKNFRFDQMKSGFKPTNVRPFDQLLEYTFFNLENTFPGGNEFRYFDSRSLTGRGYGVNEIQRSDEYTSLSLFPDKSRAVGAYIQVDDFNGQYIVDQRESGRGSVEADYTPVLFTLKTAENPDVTFYVNGAFNLWQLNDRNRMTYNPDRQAYEVEILIKQGVIDYDYTAVSKVDNKADESMIEGNYAATENDYDILIYHRPPAGRADLLIGYRTVEWNRRR from the coding sequence ATGCGCTTTATCCTCTCCATTTGTCTTTTGCTCTGCATTTTTGCCGCCCGGGCCCAGATTCAGAATATCCGGCTGGAAGATTACATCTATAATGAAAAGATCAGGACGGTGCTGCTTTATCCGGCGCTTGAAAATCCTGAAAATCCGACCAGGTTACTCACCCCGCCCGTAAAGCCGCTCGCCAGTACTTCGCCGCTTGTGCTTGAATTCGATGATATGTCGGGTGAATTTGAGGGTTACCGTGCTAAAATCATCCATTGCAATGCAGACTGGACCAAGTCGGGCCTTAACGATATTGAGTTTACGTACGAATTCAATGAATACCCTATTACTACCTCGGAGCAGGCATTTAGTACCAAAGTTCCTTATTTTCACTATCGGCTTGAATTACCGAAGCTGAAACTCTCCGGGAATTATGTGGTGTATGTTTATTCCGACAAGGACAGGAAACCGGTTCTGAGCAGACGCTTTATGTTATTTGAGTCGAGAATAAATCTGAAAGCCGAGGCGCGCTTTTCGCAGGGAATCCAGCAACAGTTTTCCGACCAGCAAATCGACTTCTCAGTGGAGTACAAAGGTTATCCGCTCAACGCGCCGCAAACCGACCTGAAAGTTTTCATCCGAAAAAATTTCAGGTTTGATCAGATGAAATCAGGCTTCAAACCTACGAACGTGAGACCATTTGATCAGCTTCTGGAGTATACCTTTTTTAATCTCGAAAATACTTTTCCAGGAGGCAATGAATTTCGCTATTTCGACAGCCGATCGTTAACCGGGCGAGGATATGGGGTCAATGAAATCCAGCGTTCGGATGAATATACCAGCCTTTCGCTTTTCCCAGACAAATCCCGGGCGGTCGGCGCGTATATTCAGGTCGACGATTTTAACGGGCAATATATTGTTGACCAGCGCGAGTCGGGACGAGGTAGTGTGGAGGCGGATTATACTCCCGTACTTTTCACTCTGAAGACCGCAGAAAATCCGGATGTTACATTTTACGTTAATGGCGCATTCAATCTCTGGCAGTTGAACGACCGTAACCGAATGACCTATAATCCTGACAGGCAGGCTTACGAAGTGGAAATCCTGATCAAACAGGGAGTGATCGATTACGATTATACCGCGGTTTCCAAAGTTGACAATAAGGCAGACGAATCAATGATCGAAGGAAATTATGCAGCGACGGAAAATGATTATGACATTCTGATCTATCACCGCCCGCCGGCAGGCCGCGCTGATCTGCTGATCGGATACCGGACTGTGGAGTGGAACCGGCGCAGATAA
- a CDS encoding ABC-F family ATP-binding cassette domain-containing protein — protein sequence MIAITNLSYFLGDRALYDGASLHIKPKQKIGLIGLNGTGKSTLLRMINGEFQPDGGNISKAGDCTIGFLNQDLLSYQSDDSILSVAMQAFERQNMLQVQIDKILHDMEHNYTDALVDKLAKVQDEFEALDGYTVQSKAEAILEGLGFSTADLQQPLRLFSGGWRMRVMLAKLLLQKPSLLMLDEPTNHLDLPSIQWVEKYVQSYEGAVIVVSHDRQFLDNTIDTTVEVSGGKLNYYAGNYSYYLEEKEERNEIQRGAYENQQAKIRQTERFIERFKAKATKSRQVQSRVKALDRMDVVDAVIDENAKVHFRFQFTTQPGRHVFQLEDASKAYGEKVILDSTNISMERGDKIALIGANGRGKSTVLRVVAGTEPIEGKRRLGHNVSFTFYAQHQLESLNVAHNLIEELKYANPNKTETELRTVLGCFLFTGDDVFKKIKVLSGGEKSRVALAKVLLSQANFLLLDEPTNHLDMQSVNILIQALQQYEGSYIVVSHDRYFVENIANKIWYIEDHQIKEYPGTYEEYEIWVEERGLQSAVSEKVTVSSAPPQKASQQNSGPAKNVSKPHSSEDSAKLKKAQKQIEELESTINNLEIRKAETETKLGDPKIYNDSVALAEMNRFYTDIKQKLEKTTEDWENLMMEVEELSAK from the coding sequence ATGATCGCAATTACCAACCTCAGTTATTTTCTTGGCGACCGGGCACTTTACGACGGTGCATCGCTTCATATAAAGCCTAAACAAAAGATCGGGCTGATCGGCCTGAATGGAACAGGAAAATCTACGCTTCTGAGAATGATCAACGGAGAATTCCAGCCCGACGGCGGCAATATTTCCAAAGCAGGAGACTGTACCATTGGCTTTCTGAACCAGGATTTGCTCTCCTACCAAAGCGATGATTCCATTCTTTCAGTGGCAATGCAGGCATTTGAAAGACAAAATATGCTGCAAGTGCAGATCGACAAGATCCTGCATGACATGGAACACAACTATACCGACGCGCTGGTTGACAAGCTCGCAAAAGTGCAGGATGAATTTGAGGCGCTCGACGGGTACACCGTACAATCCAAAGCCGAGGCGATTCTGGAAGGTCTGGGTTTCTCAACCGCCGATCTGCAGCAGCCTTTGCGTCTGTTTTCAGGAGGATGGAGAATGCGGGTAATGCTGGCCAAATTGCTGCTGCAAAAACCTTCACTTCTCATGCTCGATGAGCCTACCAACCACCTCGACTTACCTTCCATTCAATGGGTTGAGAAATATGTACAATCGTACGAAGGCGCCGTGATTGTGGTTTCCCACGACAGGCAGTTCCTTGATAACACGATAGATACGACGGTAGAAGTATCTGGTGGAAAACTGAATTATTACGCAGGAAACTATTCCTACTATCTCGAAGAAAAAGAAGAACGCAACGAAATCCAGCGTGGTGCTTACGAAAACCAGCAGGCGAAAATCCGGCAGACCGAACGTTTTATCGAACGTTTTAAAGCAAAAGCTACCAAATCCCGACAGGTACAGAGCCGGGTGAAAGCGCTGGACAGAATGGATGTAGTGGACGCTGTAATTGACGAAAATGCCAAGGTCCATTTCCGATTTCAATTCACTACGCAGCCGGGAAGGCACGTTTTTCAGCTGGAAGACGCTTCCAAAGCTTACGGAGAAAAAGTGATCCTCGATAGTACCAATATCAGTATGGAACGCGGAGATAAAATTGCGCTGATCGGCGCCAATGGACGCGGAAAATCAACCGTACTTCGTGTAGTTGCTGGTACTGAGCCTATTGAGGGAAAAAGAAGGCTGGGACACAATGTATCCTTCACATTCTATGCACAGCATCAGCTTGAATCCCTGAATGTGGCCCATAACCTGATTGAGGAGCTCAAATATGCGAATCCGAATAAAACAGAAACCGAACTCAGGACTGTATTAGGATGCTTTTTGTTTACAGGTGATGATGTTTTCAAGAAGATTAAGGTACTGTCCGGAGGTGAAAAATCGCGGGTTGCATTGGCAAAAGTATTGCTTTCACAAGCAAACTTTCTGCTGCTCGATGAGCCTACCAACCACCTGGACATGCAGTCTGTCAATATCCTGATCCAGGCATTGCAGCAATATGAAGGCAGCTACATTGTGGTTTCCCACGACCGGTATTTTGTTGAAAACATTGCTAACAAGATCTGGTATATTGAAGATCATCAGATTAAAGAATATCCCGGAACTTACGAGGAATATGAAATTTGGGTGGAGGAAAGAGGATTACAATCTGCTGTAAGTGAGAAAGTAACAGTGAGCAGCGCACCGCCTCAGAAAGCAAGCCAGCAAAATTCGGGTCCCGCAAAAAATGTATCAAAGCCACATTCGAGCGAAGATTCAGCCAAGCTGAAAAAAGCGCAAAAACAGATTGAGGAACTGGAATCAACCATTAACAATCTGGAAATACGCAAGGCAGAGACGGAAACGAAGTTGGGCGACCCGAAGATTTATAATGATTCTGTGGCACTGGCGGAGATGAACCGCTTCTATACCGATATCAAGCAAAAGCTCGAAAAAACAACAGAGGATTGGGAAAATCTGATGATGGAAGTCGAAGAGCTGTCTGCTAAATAA
- the pheS gene encoding phenylalanine--tRNA ligase subunit alpha gives MITEKVKQLVSEIESASVTSKEQLEAFRLKYISKKGAVTELFDSLKNIPQEDRRAVGQELNTLKNLAQNRFQEFSTALENVADSHPEMLIDLTLPVAPNLQGSLHPLTIVRRRIIEIFERMGFNVSYGPEIEKDWYNFSALNFADNHPAREMQDTFFISKSEGEVKDDVLLRTHTSNVQVRLMERQKPPIRSIMPGRVFRNEAISARAHCVFHQVEGLYVDKNVSFKDLKDTLYHFAKEMFGKDSKIRLRPSYFPFTEPSAEIDVTCFICKGKGCNVCKYSGWVEIAGSGMVDPNVLENCGIDSEEYTGFAFGMGIERITMLRYGINDLRLFTENDVRFLRQFEGA, from the coding sequence ATGATTACCGAAAAGGTAAAGCAACTAGTATCAGAAATTGAATCAGCCTCGGTTACCAGCAAGGAACAGCTGGAAGCATTCAGACTGAAATATATAAGTAAAAAAGGGGCGGTAACAGAGCTTTTTGACAGTCTTAAGAATATCCCGCAAGAAGACCGCCGCGCAGTGGGCCAGGAATTGAATACCCTGAAAAACCTGGCGCAAAACCGTTTTCAGGAATTCTCGACAGCTCTCGAGAACGTTGCGGACTCACATCCGGAAATGCTTATTGACCTGACTTTGCCGGTTGCGCCTAATTTGCAAGGCAGCTTACATCCGCTGACAATTGTGAGGCGAAGGATAATTGAGATTTTTGAGCGCATGGGATTTAATGTATCCTACGGCCCCGAGATCGAAAAAGATTGGTACAATTTCAGCGCATTGAACTTTGCCGACAATCACCCTGCCCGTGAAATGCAGGACACTTTTTTTATTTCCAAAAGTGAAGGGGAAGTAAAGGATGATGTTTTGCTGCGTACGCACACCTCCAACGTGCAGGTGCGCCTGATGGAAAGGCAGAAACCGCCAATCCGCTCGATTATGCCGGGAAGGGTATTCCGGAACGAAGCAATATCAGCACGCGCGCATTGCGTTTTTCATCAGGTTGAAGGTCTGTATGTCGATAAAAATGTGAGTTTCAAGGACCTGAAAGATACTTTGTACCACTTTGCAAAAGAGATGTTCGGAAAGGACTCGAAGATCAGGCTGCGTCCATCCTACTTTCCTTTCACCGAACCCAGTGCAGAAATCGATGTTACCTGCTTTATCTGTAAAGGTAAAGGCTGCAATGTGTGCAAATACAGCGGCTGGGTGGAAATAGCGGGTTCAGGGATGGTTGATCCGAATGTACTCGAGAATTGCGGGATCGATAGTGAAGAATACACCGGGTTCGCATTTGGAATGGGGATCGAGCGAATTACGATGCTGCGGTACGGAATCAACGACCTTCGATTATTTACCGAGAATGATGTTCGCTTTCTCCGGCAGTTTGAAGGAGCATAA
- the radA gene encoding DNA repair protein RadA: protein MAKAKTAYFCQECGYNSPKWVGRCPSCGEWNTFVQEVIEKEDPKTTVAWKSVNLASRPRAIAEIEYQNEPRIKTSDHELNRVLGGGIVQGSLVLIGGEPGIGKSTLMLQIALTLSNKKVLYVSGEESDQQIKMRAERMSAKSDKCFILTETHTQNIFRQIDDFKPDVLIIDSIQTMQSAFIESGAGSVSQVRECTAEFMKYAKEMGVPVFLIGHITKDGSIAGPKVLEHMVDTVLQFEGDRHNTYRILRTAKNRFGSTSELGIYEMHGSGLRQVSNPSEILISQRDEPVSGIAIGSMMEGNRPLLIEIQSLVSVATYGTPQRSSTGYDAKRLQMLLAVLEKRGGFRLGTQDVFLNVAGGLKVEDPAIDLAVVASIVSSYEDKYIPPSICFAAEVGLGGEVRAVNRIENRISEAEKLGFRKIYISKYNSKGLELNRSSMEVIPVAHLDQLFISLFLNQA from the coding sequence ATGGCCAAAGCCAAAACAGCATACTTCTGCCAGGAATGCGGGTATAATTCACCCAAATGGGTTGGAAGATGTCCATCTTGTGGAGAGTGGAATACTTTTGTTCAGGAGGTGATCGAAAAAGAGGACCCTAAGACAACTGTTGCCTGGAAATCTGTCAACCTCGCCAGCCGGCCGAGGGCAATCGCTGAAATTGAATACCAGAATGAGCCCAGGATAAAGACTTCCGATCATGAACTCAACCGTGTTTTAGGGGGCGGCATAGTACAGGGTTCTCTGGTTTTGATAGGTGGGGAGCCAGGGATAGGCAAGTCCACACTCATGCTGCAAATCGCATTGACGCTCTCTAATAAGAAAGTACTTTACGTTTCCGGCGAAGAATCCGACCAGCAAATAAAAATGCGCGCTGAGAGGATGTCAGCGAAAAGTGATAAATGTTTCATTTTAACCGAAACGCATACCCAGAATATCTTTCGTCAGATTGATGATTTTAAGCCAGACGTCCTGATCATCGATTCAATACAAACTATGCAATCGGCTTTTATCGAATCGGGGGCAGGCAGTGTTTCGCAGGTTCGGGAATGTACGGCCGAATTCATGAAGTATGCGAAGGAAATGGGTGTTCCTGTGTTCTTGATCGGACATATTACGAAAGACGGCTCAATTGCCGGACCGAAAGTGCTGGAACATATGGTCGACACCGTATTGCAGTTCGAGGGCGACAGACACAATACTTACCGTATTTTACGGACAGCCAAAAACCGTTTTGGAAGTACCTCGGAGCTCGGCATTTATGAAATGCACGGATCCGGTCTTCGCCAGGTGAGTAACCCCTCTGAAATATTGATCTCGCAGCGGGACGAGCCCGTTAGCGGCATTGCAATCGGTTCTATGATGGAAGGGAACCGGCCGCTTCTAATTGAAATACAATCACTTGTAAGCGTGGCAACATATGGAACTCCCCAGCGTAGCAGTACGGGCTATGATGCTAAAAGGCTTCAAATGCTACTAGCGGTGCTCGAAAAACGTGGTGGTTTCAGGTTGGGCACGCAGGATGTATTTTTGAATGTAGCAGGTGGACTGAAGGTAGAAGATCCGGCCATTGATCTCGCTGTGGTCGCGTCTATCGTTTCGTCCTATGAAGATAAATATATTCCACCATCCATATGTTTTGCAGCCGAAGTCGGTTTAGGAGGAGAGGTCCGGGCTGTGAACCGCATTGAAAACCGGATTTCAGAAGCGGAAAAACTAGGTTTTCGAAAAATTTATATTTCCAAGTACAATAGCAAAGGACTGGAACTTAACAGGAGCAGCATGGAAGTAATCCCGGTGGCACATTTAGATCAGCTGTTTATTTCACTTTTCCTGAATCAGGCTTAA
- a CDS encoding porin family protein: protein MNILTKVACICLLCIVAIGSAQAQKKGFAFGIKGGVNLSRLTMGNVFTTRYDDAGNPYLGYNGQEVKDNLKQSFNTKTGAVGGIYARFGRTLFIQPEVLVSTKGGSFEIVEMHQETPISKTVNVKYSNIDVPLLIGLKGGPFRILAGPVTSFRIGDNQKLRDAFKYYTSDLNNSLSQATFGYQLGAGLDLGSFSLDVRKEGSFTNVASFQTNGSNDGGDVKQKISSWQVTLGLKLF, encoded by the coding sequence ATGAACATCCTGACAAAAGTAGCTTGTATTTGTTTGTTATGCATCGTTGCGATCGGGTCGGCTCAGGCACAGAAGAAAGGTTTTGCGTTTGGTATCAAAGGAGGGGTAAACCTGTCGCGTCTTACCATGGGCAATGTTTTCACTACACGTTATGATGACGCCGGTAATCCATATCTGGGTTATAATGGGCAGGAAGTGAAAGACAATCTTAAGCAAAGCTTTAATACCAAGACAGGAGCCGTAGGAGGAATTTACGCAAGGTTTGGACGCACCCTTTTTATACAGCCAGAGGTATTGGTCTCCACTAAAGGAGGCTCATTTGAAATTGTAGAAATGCATCAGGAGACACCGATCAGCAAAACTGTCAACGTTAAGTACAGCAATATCGATGTGCCTTTGCTGATCGGCTTAAAGGGCGGTCCGTTCAGGATTTTGGCCGGACCGGTGACTTCCTTCCGGATCGGGGACAATCAGAAATTGAGGGATGCTTTTAAATATTACACATCTGATCTGAATAATTCTTTATCTCAGGCAACATTCGGCTACCAGTTAGGGGCAGGGCTCGATCTCGGCAGTTTTAGTCTGGATGTAAGAAAAGAAGGTTCGTTTACCAATGTAGCTTCTTTTCAAACCAACGGCTCGAATGACGGTGGTGATGTGAAGCAAAAGATCAGTTCCTGGCAGGTGACGCTGGGGTTGAAGTTGTTCTAA
- a CDS encoding septal ring lytic transglycosylase RlpA family protein: MTYRRILILILLALAAAAPETIAQVKLGKTETGNASYYASRFNGRKTSFGEVHKSTELLAAHRSYPLNTMLEVTNLNNDEKVIVRVNDRGPFAKNRIIDLSKEAARLLGIVAQGVANVSVRVVGMEGMILLESYEQIDPKSGKVIAMRSKP; encoded by the coding sequence ATGACTTATCGTCGGATTCTGATTCTCATCTTGTTAGCTCTTGCAGCTGCTGCGCCTGAAACAATAGCCCAGGTAAAGCTAGGCAAAACAGAAACCGGAAATGCCTCTTATTACGCAAGCCGGTTCAACGGAAGGAAAACTTCTTTCGGAGAAGTACACAAAAGTACCGAACTGCTTGCCGCCCACAGAAGTTATCCGCTTAATACAATGCTGGAAGTGACGAATCTGAATAATGACGAAAAAGTAATAGTAAGGGTTAATGACCGGGGCCCATTTGCCAAAAACAGGATCATTGATTTAAGTAAGGAGGCAGCCAGACTACTAGGTATAGTTGCCCAGGGAGTCGCCAATGTTTCGGTAAGAGTTGTAGGGATGGAAGGCATGATATTGCTTGAATCTTACGAACAGATCGATCCAAAATCCGGCAAAGTGATCGCGATGCGCAGCAAACCTTAA
- a CDS encoding DUF3276 family protein: MKTYLKLNIVEDREQIYSKRVRAGKRTYFFDVRSTRSNDYYLTITESRRHPQGDGFTYEKHKMFLYKEDFDKFVDALKEAVDHVKTELMPEVDFSQFEAKADEVDVVGESDLKWD, translated from the coding sequence TTGAAAACCTATTTAAAACTAAACATAGTGGAAGACAGAGAGCAAATCTACTCCAAAAGGGTTAGGGCAGGAAAACGGACTTACTTCTTCGATGTTCGCTCTACGCGATCTAACGATTATTATCTCACCATTACAGAAAGCCGCCGGCACCCACAGGGAGACGGTTTTACGTACGAAAAACACAAGATGTTTTTGTACAAAGAAGATTTTGATAAGTTCGTAGATGCTTTGAAAGAAGCCGTTGACCATGTGAAAACAGAGCTGATGCCGGAAGTTGACTTCTCTCAGTTTGAAGCCAAGGCCGATGAGGTGGATGTAGTAGGGGAGTCGGATCTTAAGTGGGACTAA
- the ychF gene encoding redox-regulated ATPase YchF gives MSLQCGIVGLPNVGKSTLFNAISTGKAEAANYPFCTIEPNVGVVTVPDERLEILTGLVKPQKVIPTIIEFVDIAGLVKGASQGAGLGNKFLANIREVDAIVHVVRCFQDENVVHVEGRVDPVFDKEIIDAELQLKDLESVDKKIQRTEKGARAGDAKAKAELEWLKKYKSTLEAGNNARSLEIDEETREAVIGDLQLLTAKPVLYVANVDEGSMLTGNEYSEKLRETVKKEGAEVIVLCAAIESQISEIEDPEEHEMFLGEYGLKESGLSKLIKASYSLLNLITYFTAGVKEVRAWTIEKGWKAPQAAGVIHSDFEKGFIRAEVIKIADYQQYKTEAGVKEVGKMAVEGKEYVVADGDIMHFRFNV, from the coding sequence ATGAGTCTTCAATGCGGGATCGTTGGATTGCCAAACGTTGGGAAATCCACTCTCTTTAATGCCATTTCTACCGGAAAAGCCGAAGCAGCAAACTATCCATTTTGTACGATTGAGCCTAATGTGGGAGTCGTAACTGTTCCGGATGAGCGCCTGGAAATTCTGACCGGCCTTGTTAAACCTCAGAAAGTGATTCCTACTATTATTGAGTTTGTCGATATAGCAGGCCTAGTAAAAGGGGCGAGTCAGGGTGCCGGACTAGGTAATAAGTTTTTGGCCAATATCCGTGAAGTTGACGCTATCGTGCATGTTGTCCGCTGTTTTCAGGACGAGAACGTAGTGCACGTGGAAGGGCGTGTTGACCCCGTTTTTGATAAAGAAATTATCGATGCGGAGCTTCAACTGAAAGATCTTGAGTCAGTTGATAAAAAAATCCAGCGTACTGAAAAAGGTGCTCGTGCCGGTGATGCCAAAGCGAAAGCAGAGCTGGAGTGGTTGAAAAAATATAAATCGACGCTAGAAGCCGGAAACAATGCACGAAGCCTCGAAATCGATGAAGAAACCAGGGAGGCTGTGATCGGCGACCTGCAATTGCTCACTGCCAAGCCGGTACTGTACGTAGCCAATGTGGACGAAGGTTCGATGCTGACTGGCAATGAATATTCTGAAAAGCTAAGAGAAACTGTTAAGAAAGAAGGCGCAGAAGTGATTGTGCTTTGCGCTGCTATTGAATCTCAGATTTCAGAAATTGAAGATCCCGAGGAGCATGAGATGTTTTTGGGTGAGTATGGTTTGAAGGAGTCAGGTTTAAGTAAGCTAATTAAGGCTTCTTATTCTTTGTTGAATCTCATTACCTACTTCACTGCGGGCGTAAAAGAAGTGCGGGCCTGGACGATCGAGAAGGGCTGGAAGGCGCCTCAGGCTGCAGGAGTGATCCATAGTGATTTTGAAAAGGGTTTTATTCGTGCAGAGGTGATTAAGATAGCCGATTATCAGCAGTATAAAACGGAAGCTGGTGTAAAGGAAGTTGGTAAAATGGCAGTAGAAGGGAAAGAATATGTGGTTGCCGACGGTGATATCATGCATTTCCGCTTTAATGTCTGA
- a CDS encoding DUF58 domain-containing protein — protein MSNRQLDLSKIREFGNLEFLAKQLVEGFITGLHKSPFHGFSVEFAEHQLYNTGESTRNIDWKVFAKTDRLYVKRYEEETNLRCHILLDTSSSMYYPEDSYGKMTFSVMAAASLTYLLQRQKDAVSLCTFSENIEIQTAVKSTPSHVHKIMLDLENQLAAKRPLLKTSVSEVLHQIAEKIHKRSLVVIFSDMFDNLENADKIFSALQHLRHNLHEVLLFHVTDRKTEEDFAFENRPYEFIDLETGEKIKVQPEQVRESYKEFVRDFYTKLKLKCGQYKIDFIEADIAKGFDPILMAYLVKHSKMR, from the coding sequence ATGAGTAACCGGCAGCTTGATTTATCCAAAATCAGAGAATTTGGAAATCTTGAATTCCTGGCCAAACAACTTGTTGAAGGATTTATCACCGGTTTACATAAATCCCCTTTTCACGGTTTCTCAGTCGAATTCGCGGAACACCAGCTGTATAATACAGGAGAATCTACCCGCAATATAGATTGGAAAGTATTTGCCAAAACCGACCGGTTGTACGTCAAGCGGTATGAAGAAGAAACCAATCTACGCTGCCATATTTTGCTCGACACCTCTTCTTCCATGTATTACCCGGAAGACAGCTACGGTAAAATGACTTTCAGCGTGATGGCCGCAGCAAGTCTTACCTATTTACTTCAAAGACAGAAAGATGCAGTTAGTCTTTGCACATTTTCTGAAAATATAGAGATCCAGACCGCGGTCAAATCCACACCTTCACACGTGCATAAGATCATGCTGGATCTGGAGAACCAGCTGGCAGCGAAACGGCCACTTCTGAAAACCTCCGTTTCCGAAGTGCTGCATCAGATTGCGGAAAAGATACATAAACGCTCGCTTGTAGTTATTTTCAGCGATATGTTTGACAATCTGGAAAATGCCGACAAAATTTTCTCTGCACTACAGCACTTACGCCACAACCTGCACGAGGTACTTCTCTTCCATGTTACCGATCGGAAAACGGAAGAAGATTTTGCCTTTGAAAACCGCCCTTACGAATTTATTGACCTGGAAACGGGTGAAAAGATCAAGGTACAGCCGGAGCAAGTGCGGGAATCCTACAAGGAGTTTGTGCGCGATTTTTACACCAAATTAAAACTGAAATGCGGTCAGTATAAGATCGATTTCATAGAAGCAGATATTGCAAAAGGCTTCGATCCTATCCTGATGGCCTATTTGGTGAAACACTCAAAAATGAGGTGA
- a CDS encoding LytR/AlgR family response regulator transcription factor has translation MKNFTAFTRPNLAERTYSDSRSSISVQSMGRTIFLTPDVITFLEGEGNYTFIYTNTGKKYLVSKTLKSLAEQLNPNFMRVHKSYLVNADYIVERLEDDRMLKLSCGKEVAVSRRKIKEVSGFLDHTTLRISA, from the coding sequence ATGAAAAATTTCACAGCCTTTACCCGCCCCAATCTGGCAGAAAGAACTTACAGTGACAGCCGTTCTTCTATCTCAGTCCAATCGATGGGCCGCACGATTTTTTTGACTCCCGATGTCATCACCTTTTTGGAGGGTGAAGGAAACTATACTTTTATATATACGAACACCGGGAAAAAATACCTGGTATCAAAAACATTAAAATCGTTGGCTGAGCAGCTTAATCCTAATTTTATGCGCGTTCACAAATCATACCTGGTGAATGCGGATTATATAGTTGAAAGATTAGAAGACGACAGGATGCTGAAACTATCCTGCGGAAAGGAAGTAGCTGTGTCACGCAGGAAGATCAAGGAAGTCTCAGGATTTCTGGATCACACCACACTTCGCATCAGCGCATGA